The genomic interval TGCAGCCTGCCAGCCTGTGTTTATTTTGGATAGATGCTCTTACTAAACCAGCTGACACTaggggaaaaatgtaaaatttgcatgggaaagcaaatatatttttgtgtaGCACCAGAGTCTATCAGCCAGCAGATACACCGGGGTACTTCGATGGACACGTGTGGCCTATGTatctgaaatataaaaatgaattggaAGAGAATACAAGTAACATTGGTATGGTATCCTTAATTTTAAACTTACAAAATGCTTAAGTGTGGCACTTGTGCAACTTTTTGTTGGGTTGCGGGTTTTTTTTGTATGGGacagttttcttcaaatatttttgtggcACTTGGGCAGTAGGTTTGGACCTTTTTTTGGTCTATTTTTCAAGCCTAtagggttttgggttttttaataatgaaaattataaagttaaaaatagaaatgttctGATCACTAATTAAGTCCATTTAACAAGCTagtttttgtgtgcatgtgtatggCTAAATAGGAAGCTTCTGAGACAATAGCTGATGCACTGGCAGAATTCTTcagaacagaattaaaatcCTGGTCGAAGTCCTATAATTAGCTGAAGGTGCTTTTTGTACACACTGCAGTCACCAGTCTTGCATGAGGAGTGTCAAAGCTGAGCCAGCTGATGGGGCACTGCCATGAGCTTGTGTGATGTTCACACTTGCACAGCTCTTGGACTGCCTGCTTCTGTAGTGGGGGCCAAGGAAAGAGAAGTCAGGTGGCTGCTTAACTAGCACGAAGACTAGGGCACCGCTTCTTGCTGTGCAGTGAGAATGGGAACCGCAGTGCCCTTCCTTGATTTGCTTAAACCCTCATGCTGAGGAAGAACCTGAGGTCCTCCACTGCTTAGGAATCTTTCTGCTGAATTATTTCATTGCTCTACTGTCCTAATGTTATTACCAATACCCTTATGGAGACTTATACCACAAAAATTTGTAAATTAATTCTTAAATAGAGTACTTTTCcattatgttatttttaacacGTAAAATGAatttgggaaagaagaaaagggaggtactgttcttgctttttattttttcatcttttattatTGCATCTATAGGAATACTAAAAACTTTGCCAATTGCTATTACAGATAACTGGAGTAGAACTCATGAAAAcgttttcttttgtctttcttagTTTATTTGGATGGAACAAAATCCCAAGAGGAGCTTTTATCCCGTGTGTATATTGATATAATACAGGACTTAAAAAAGCTGAGGGAAGTAAGTAAGTAATTTTACTGGAAATTGAATCTGCTTATCCCATTCCAAGTTAACAAAAAGCTAATCCTTTTATATGAAAATACTGCAAGGATTATATAGAACTGTATCTCCTCGTATGTGTGTATTACAGTCCTTATACATGTTTGCCTGTCACTGTAAGTCATTATAAGCTTAACTTTAAGTTCCTTGAAATTGGATGTTCTGAAATAATAGGTGAAACCACTGTTATCTAATGATAAAAtaccctttttttaaaaaaagggaactaAAGGAATAATGGGGCAAAACATAATGACATTAATGAAAGCAGATGTGTTGGTGGTATTAATTTCCAATATACAGTGATGTCATATGCAAACAGAGTAATGACACTACAGGTTAAATGtgtactttttattttagatcAGCAGGTCACAGCATGATAATGTAGAAAGCCTGGGTTCCATTTGATACAGACTGAAAACCCCAAGACTGTCGTACTTGGCAAGCCAACCAGCTGAGCAGATGTTATGTGTATGCCCATAATACTAGCTCATACAACACAAGTGGATTTGTAGTGGCTATTAACTCTGTAAGCCTCAGATATTGTTGAGTAGTCTCAACAGTGAATTATTCCTtagaatttcttctttcagtcATGCTTTGGCTGATCTGTAAATCTGATTGCATGCgtacattttaaagaacataaacatatttttgtgtACAAAACTAAACTATAAAGATGCGGTTCTGTTTGATTAATAAGCCTATTTGAACATGGATTAATGCAATTTGAAACATTCGTATAGGAATGACAGTGATTACCTCTAAGATTTGTATGCGCTTCTAATCACTGATAAACATGGTTAGAGGAACTAGCTATATGCTGTGGCAAGAGTAAGTTTAAGATTGCATTAGCTGTTACACTGCTTATTCAGTAACTGAAGCTGTTACTGAACACGTAGTAACCGAACTTACTTAGACTTGCTAAATACGTCTGTGGGTGTTTGTCAAGTAATTTTTATGTTGTGTATTGTTTGAAGCAGTTGGGAATGGatattcaaaaaaacccaaacaaacctgAAGAGAAGTCAGGTTGTTGGAAAAAGATGCAGGAATAAGATGTCAGAGAGAATGCAGATGTATTGCTAACAAGATTAAGTACATGTATTGTGCAAAGATTGATTATTGGGATGGCATAGACTACTAGACAATAAATGCATGCttcagggaggaggaaggaagaaaaaataattcgTGTTAATTTTCATAGCTCAAGTTGAAATTATACTAATTAAAGTGTTCAGAAAGCAGGAATGCTAAATGTATGTTAAAACTTTGTTATAGgatttgtgtatatatatttagatAAACTGGGAAGTTGAATCCTCTTCGGTTGCTGAATAAGTAATGTAGTAACTCTTACATTTCTATACAACCTCTTACATTTTTATCAGCcagaataaaaatcaagatacagacaggaaaagcaaaggatGGACTATATTAGTTATTATGTGTCAGCTGAACTGATCATGGTGATTGAAATGTAATGCTTTACTGTTAACAGTGTAAAAAGTCCTAAACCTGTATATAAGAAACAGGTCTTAAACACAGCTTTACACAGCTCTAATCTGTTTAAGACAAAGTAACTCCAAATActattttgtattattattttgcagTAAAAATACTTCAGGGTGCATTTACTCAAATGCAGTGATGGACTGTCTGACTTTGAACTGTGTTTTGCACCCCCCTTTGGAAGGGGTGCAACTGTAACAGATTAGCTAATACTTGGATGGTTGTGATTGGATGAGCTTAGCTAGCTatcaggtgcccaccaagctgctcgATCACTCTCCCTCCTCAACTGGATAGGGGGAggaaatatgatgaaaggctcatgggttgaaATGAGGACggggagatcactcaccaattaccaaTCACAGGCAAAAGAGACACAGCTTGGGGAAATTAATATATTGCCAATTAACaccagagtaggataatgagaaataagaacaaatcttaAACCACCTTCcgcccacccctcccttcttcctgggctcagcttcactctTGGCTTCTCTACCTCATgcccccgagcggcgcaggggaatgggggttgtggtcagttcatcacacattgtctctgctgctccttcctcctcactctcCTCCCCTATTCCAGCAtagggtccctcccatgggagacagtcctccacgaagCTCTCCAGTGTGGGTctttcccacaggctgcagttctttatgaactgctccagcatgggccctttccacagggtgcagtccttcaggaacacactactccagcgtgggtcccccatggggtcacaggccctgccagcaaacttgctccagcatgggctcctctctaCAGGCAAGGAGCCTTGCTCCTgcatgggctctccatggggtcacagccaCCTGCTCCATCGTGGGGTTCTCCATGGGCTTAAGGgtagatatctgctccactgtggacctccatgggcagcagggggacagcctgcctcaccatgtGTAGGGCATGAGAAGACTTTGTTTGAGTAACCAAGGACAGTTTGCCTTCCTTTTCCAAGTCCATGGAGTCCCCAGCACGTTTTATCTCCTTGTACAGTAACCTGGGGTAGTTCACTCCCCCCACAGCTACACATACCCCTGCATGGGCACCAATATGACAGCCAGCTGTGGATCTTGGAATTTGGACAGCAGCACCTGCATTACATCAGCAAGTTCATTAACGAGCAAAACAGGACATTACATATGTATAGTATGTTAGTCAGTGCAAGTTTTATTAACCACCTTTGTGGCGCTTTCCCTCGAGCTTCACTCCTGAGCAGGGCTCCACTGCATCTCGTCCCCATCTGATTGGTGCTGGTGTCCCAGGGCTCCCACCATGGTAATGCTATGCTTTCCataaagccaaagctttcaCTTGCTGAGTGTTGTGCCTTGTCCCTGAGGGATCTGCGCCTGCTTTTCACTCCAAGAAGAacaccatggtcttcaccatgggctgcaggggaatctctgctccagtgcctggagcaccacctccccctccttctccattGACCTTggttggtgtctgcagagttgtttctctcacatattgtCAcccccctctcccagctgctgttgcacagcagttttttccccttcttaaatatgttatcacagagctgctaccaccatcgctgaaTGGCTCAGCCTTGACCAGCAGCAGGTCCGTcctggagccggctggaactggctctgtcTGACGTGGAGGAAGCTTCCggcatcttctcacagaggctACCCTTGTAGCCCcgctgctaccaaaaccttgctaTGTAAACACAATACAATggtaaaagaagaaattttttgttgcttttcctaTCCCTGTATGGAACTCATAGGCTTATGGTATCCTGTCGATAGACTTTTGAAGCATTTGGAGAAATATGTGAGTAAAACTTCAAATTATATGTTGGTTCCAGAGGAATATAAGGGATCCTTTTATGAATTGAGAAGTGTAGGAAGTGAAGGGTTAAGACTTAATGGGCTCCtttcaggaggaggaagaatcGCTGTATTGGCAGTCCCAGAGTGATTTTATTTAGCAAGTTTAGCAGTGATTCAGAGGAGGGAATGAACAATGAAATCACccaagtttgcagatgatgctGAGCTTTCTCAAGTAGTCCAACATTGGTCCAGTGGCAAGGAGCTCAGTTTTGTGAGATCTTTCCATGGGCAAAAGGGGTAGATGAGCTCCAGTATAGATTTATGCATTTGTGGTGTAAATCATTCATCAAAGTACACATGGTACAGAACTTGTAGTTCAGTAAGTTGTAGTTACAGCTCAGGGCCGCGATCTTTGTGGTGATAGTTTCAGGAGAATTGTCAGTGTGCAGCTGCATTGAAATATTAGGTAGGCATCTTATGGAAGGGTATTGTGAACGAGGCAGGGGGTGTTGCTTTGCTTCTATGTAAAACCATTGGATCCACATTTTCAGTATTGGGCAGTTCCAGTTTCTACATCTGGAGGGAGGCCATGGTCGAGTTAAAATAAGGGCAACTAATGTGATCGGTGGAATGGAGCAGCTGCTTTGTGAGGAGAGACTAAAAATGCTAGGAATCATCATTCTGGagaggagaagactgaggggaaaaaaggtcaaGGTTTACAAAATCTTGAAAGTTGTGAGTCAAGGGGATGCAGAATCAGTATTCACCAAATTGTACAAATACTAGTTTAGGGGGCTCTCCTCCTTCACTTAAAACAGATTGACCCATTACATTATGGTGGTATTTCACACAACAGATAATGAGCTTCTGAGATTTATTGCCATAGGAGACAGGCAGTACCAGCAGGTTCAAAAGGAATTGGGAAGATTCATTGACACCATGCCCATAAAAAACAGTTAAAGAAGCAGGCAGGGCTATACCATGGATGGCCTGTAGAAACTGGCCAGGCTCACCTGTGGTGCCTAAATTGCATGTCCTCTTGCAAGTTGCTACAGCAACTCACCTTAGTGGGAAAACACAATAAACTCTCCTGAGTCTCTTTGGGAGATAAAGTATTTCGGGTGCTGCTACAGGAGTGTGCAGAACTTCCCTGCAATGTTGGTATGTTGGTAGAATGCTTTTGCTTTGAAGGTGGTATAGTGCTAGAGAGGAAAAATCTAGTTTGCCCCTGGCAGATGCCTTTTGACTGCCAGGGCTGTGCTAGCTGTAAAGGGGTTGGGGAGAGCTGCAAGACAGGAGCCTGTGGTTCTTTTTGTGAAGAAAGGATGCTTTTTTGGAAGTGGTGTCACATTCTGCTGGCTGCAACTTCAGGCTGTCGTAGCTGAAGGAAACCTTGCTAACTGTCTTGCATATGTTTAGAAACAGAGTGATGATTGAAGTGTTGTTCTACAGAAAGCTAGTGGGCTAATGGGTTATATATAAGAAGCACAGAAATGTAACTACAGGATTAGTCTGACATCAAGAAGGTGATTTCTTAATCTTCATAATGTCAAAATAACGGAAAGAACATGACGATGTAGTAGTCATAAACTCCGACGTAGCAGGAACAAACTTTTTATCTCACAGAGCTATTGCTCGTCTCCAGTCTTCAAAGTTAAGTGTAAAAGCTGAATTTCTATTTACACTGTATATCATTGATTCACATGTTGGTTTTGTCACATACATGGTGTTTTCTACTTTAGGAAACCACTTAATGTGCCCTTGGGAACAATGATTCTTTTGTCCATCCAACTGGGAATAATGTCTGTGCTTTCTCTCTGGCGCTGCCACTGAACACCTTTATAGTCAAAACTGTCCAGTCAGTTAATGTAGTTGCAGGGAGTAAGAGTAGTGTGagagtaaagaaaaatggaaaaaattaagagCAAAGTGAGAGTGTTTCCATTAGGAGGCTGATGCTCGTATTTCCACAGAGAGAAGGTCAGTGTGCCAAAAAccttctctctcctgtttgGCTGTTACATTATGCGGTTTACTGAAAGAGTACCACTTCCTGCATGTCTTTAGATGGAAGAGTGATGTAGGACAGTGCTTTTCAGGTTCTCAACCTAGAAGGGGATGGGTGCTTACAAAGGAGGGCCTCTGCGAAGAGCTGCGTGTTCTCAAAGCCAGTTGGAAAGGAGCATGGTGACTTGCTGCAGGACACCTAGAGGGTGTCAGCACCCAGTCAAACAAGTTTTGTCAGGTGGAGGAGGATGTGCTCAATTGTCATCAGGGTGAAAGTGTGGTGTTGTGGGGAGAAATCTAGTATCCAGTGACTGAAGCATTGCTAGACACTGCTTAAATCTCCTTGCTTGTCTCTCCCTGCAGTTGGTCCCCGTGCTTGTTTTCAGGAAGCATAATGCTGCTTCAGTCCAGCACAGAGGTATTTGCAGAGCTCCCTTTATGGCTCCTGCCTCTTGTCAGCACAGCTACCTCACTGCTTAtggccagctgctgcagggggCTGGACATGTACCTTACCACAACTTGAGCAGCCAACCCGCAGAGGCCTGTGGCCCGCCGAGCGAGAGCTGCGGTCCGTTGATGGCTGAACTGGTACTTTTAATTTGCGTGAGGAGTCGAGAGCAGCTAGGCAGGCATGCATCCTCTTCAGGTACACTGCAAAGGTGCTTCAGTGTCACTGCCACCATCAACCCCAGTGTGCCTTTTCTTACAGGCTGGGACTAGCACTATGCCACCGTGAGTTTTTTGTCCCTCCCTGTGACAGCTAACGCGTGGATGTGGAGTACTTTCCAAGGGCACTGACCTAAACAATTGTCCGGGGGCCTGCCTGTGCCTTACGCTGGGTGGGCTCTATCGTTAACCTGGCCACTCGGCCGGTGCAGAAATGACCCCAGACTCCGCGGCCGCTGCGGCTGTAGGCCCCAGCGAGGTTCGGGCCACCTCCCCGCCTCCACCCACCGCCGGCAGGAGCGCGCCTGCGCCTGCCGCCGCCCTTCTTCTCGCGATACTGCCTGCCCGTCGGGCCACCTCCCTCCGCCCCGCGCCGGAAGTGAGCGAGGGAGCGTGGGCGCCGGGCCCGACTGCTGGCGGCGGCCGTTGCGGGGATGTCGGCCACGTGCGCCGTGTCCCGTAAAGCGCTGCCGCCGCGTCCCCCGGGCGAGAGGGACCCGCCGGCCAAGGCGATGCGcagggggctgcggcggggccaCGAGGAGGAGCGGGAGCAGCTGCCGTGGCCGGGAGAgagcgcgggcggcgggggcggcgaGCCCGAGGCGGCGCAGGCGGCCTCGCTGAGCGACGAGCGGCGGAGGCGGCAGCCGCAGGAGCCGAGGGCGCTGGCTGCCACGGCGGCCGGGGTGGAGGAGGAGACGGAGGAGGAGCGGCTGGAGCGGGAGCATTTCCGGAGGATCATCAACGCCTTCCGATACTACGGGTAACGAGACCTGCCGCCTTGGGTGTGGGGCCCTGCGAGGGTCCCCGCCCTACCGCCGCGTCCTCCTCTCGCCGACCTGCCACCGCAGGGCTCAGGAGATCGCCGTCCGTCCGTGCGGGCGGCGCTCCGGGCGGCTGGCTCCCAGAGCTCTCCGCTCTTCCGTGCGCGTCGTGGGGCCGCCTCCCTCGGTCTGCGCTCCCTGGGGAGCGCTGTGCCTTTCGCGGGGTGCGGAAGCCCGAATCGGGAAACGACCTCTGCTCCCCCTTCCTTTCTGGATACGCACAGTCACCCCGATGACTTTGTCAGCTAGGaaggataaaagaagaaaaaaaaaaaaaaacccaagcaatcTCAAAGTACGACACGCCTGAAAAGGATGTGAAAGGTCTCTTCTTGTAAGACAGAATGCTTTAAGACGCTCTGGAGTACTCAGAACAATAGTAgctcctgcaggcagagaaatgCAAACGATGTTTCGATTATTGGGGAAATTTTTGAAAGACGTGTTGATTTGCACAAGAGATACGACCTGTTGATATGGCTAATGGATGCCATTATGTTATAACTTTAGTTTTCTAGACATTTGTCGAGTCAGAAAAGGGCTTGATGGCCCCCTaggaagaagatgaaggggCGGGGGCGGGACCCGACTTTATACCTGAATCCACTGagtggaaaaggaaacaaaagttaCTCAAGtagcggggtgggggggattaGCTGAAAAAGTCCAGTGCTCTACAGTATTTTGGTAAACTTGTCTTCTGTTACTCTAGGTTTGGGAAGCAGATTTGGGGTGTAGCTACACCACATATTTGTATACTTCAATTGACAAACCCCCATCACATGAATCATTATTATGTGCTGGACCCTTTTTGTAATGTAATACAAGCATAATTTTTACATGTCAGTGTGGTTCTTGGAAGGAATGGGTGATATTTAGagtatttcttctgtttatatcttgggttgttttgttttccaggatGAGtgtttgagcaggaggttggtcTAGATAACACTTCGATGACTCTTCCAAACTGAATTCTCCAATTCAGTTTGGCCATATGAAAGACTTTATGTTAGTTACTACTATTAGTGCAACAGCCAACTGTAATTTACTTATAGCAGTGATGTAATTGTATTCTCAGGCTTTAGAAGCTGGGAACATCTTTCTCAACCACATGCTCAACTGTGACTCTGGGTTGCTTTTGAATACTTCAGTTTGGTTAAACACATGACAAAAGGAGATGACTCAAATTTCCAGTACAGAAATTGAATTAAATTGCCTCTGCTTCAAAGAAATAGCTTCCGATTTAAGTGAAATTACATATCTTggtagttaaaaataatttaattggaAACATCTGTATGAGTAAGGCAATAACACACTTTCAGATGAGTCCAGATTAAAGTTCTTGTCTTCTGGAGACATATGGACTTCATTCTTTCTGATTTCAGTGAATTATTCATTCTGCTAGAAGGTTGCAATTCAAGATGAAAGGGTGAAGGATTATGGTTTAAAGAATTTTTCTGCCCGAACTTTCAAGAAGATGGTATTAAGCTAAGCTGATGTGCTTTATATAGAGgatcagtttatttttcttattgttcCTTCtatgttttttggttttaaatatcACTTTAAATCAGTGTAGCTTTTGCAGTCATCATGCCCTTCTCAGTAGCGCATATGTAATGTTGGCGATATTAACTGGTCAAATTTCCAGACTGAGGCTGCAACTAAAATTGCAGCAATTGCACCTTACTCTCTCTGATGGCTAGCTTGaacctctgtgctgctgtacgCTGACACAAGAGTTTGAGAAACTGCAGTATGACTGGACCTGGTAAAATGATTTGCTGCTGCCAAAAGGGGCAGTATCTCTTGTCCTGGCTTTATGACCTCTCTCTCTGGAGTCCTTATGACTGTCCTCAGCCAACTTGACTTGCTAAACTGACAGAAATCGAATCTAGCAAAATCTATACAGGCCTCTTCAGGGTTAGCAAGTTAAACAAGCTTTGTGGCAGGTCTGGTGAGTGCTAGAACAAGGTGGAGGGCAGAACTGTTCTGGgtgaggagaggaaagaaaaaaacaaacctcttcCTCTTTGCAGTAGGTTCGTCTTTTTTATGGAACTTCTATTTTGGGGAAATGGAAGAGCTGTTTTTAGTTTGGATCAGTCACATGATCAAATTCACAGTACTTATACTTGAGGGGAATATGCTGTTAAAAGAAGGTAGTTGTGTGGCTGCCAGAACTCCGGTATGGTCCAGCTGTGACTTTTAGGGTTCTTTCAGAAGCAATTGATTTTGAGGATCCCTATTCCCATGCTGCATCTCGTTATTTCTGTAGCCAAAGTTTACCACAGCATTCAGCTATTCATTCAATTTAAATTGGATTTGTGAAAACAATCTGGCTGGTTTTGATGGGTTTGGGGGCTGGTTGTTCCTTACATTTTGTAGCTACGTGTAGTAAGGTAGTGATCACCTGTGCTGGAAATGAGTACCTGATGATGAaactgcaagaagaaaacaatggtCCCTTTAAACTGCAACATGTTAAAAAGAGTGGTAATGTAGAATTAGAGCTTAAAACCAACATTTTGCCTAAAAAATTCTTGAAAACTTGTTCTCTAGGAAGGAGTTAAAAAGTCTGATCACTTTCTGTGTCTAAAGAAATGAGTAATTGTAATTGGAGTAGCTTACAatgaattatttatatttagtGTGTGTATTGCTTCTAAATATCTAAAGACCTtaaactttttgctttttagaacGAATATGCATGAACGAGTGAACAGAACAGAGAGGCAGTTTAAATCTCTCCCAGCTAACCAACAGAGTCTTCTTCCTCAATTTCTTCCTCACCTTGACAAGATTCGGAAGTGCATTGATCATAATCAAGAGATACTACAGACCATTGTGAATGACTGCGCTCAtatgtttgaaaataaagaatatgGAGAAGACGTATGTTAAAATGGACTTTTTCATACTCCAAAATGAAATTCTGTACGCTTTGGGATTTTCTACATTAGTTTTTCACACCTTTAGGCCTccaaatttctttccttttgccttctttattttctcctttcttactTCCTCTTTGCTTACATTTTCTCACTCTTGGCTTTCACATCTCATAGAGCTGATGTTTAATAAAACTATTTGCTGTTAGTCCTTGTAGTTACACTTACGAAAACTAATTGTGACTCTGGCAAATGACAGTAATCACTTACAgtaaaaaagcagtttttcactCCAGAGTTCTAGCTCTACCCTGGttacattttaaagttatttttttcagttaattatGTAGAGCATAAATGGTATTGTCTGTCTTACTGTAGGTTATTATAAGTTACGTCATTCTAAATTAGTTAGAATTTTAGATAGGtcaagtatttttaatgttataatCTGTAAAAACTTTTTCACTACTTACCTGCTTTTTCAGTGTGGCATCTCTatcaaaaaaaattgcactcAGACTTAAAAGACTGGCAGAGGTGGAAACTGAAGTCCTTATTTGGTATCTGCAGGCAAGGTACAGTAATGGGCAGCTCTAATGTGAGCTTCTCAGTGTTGCCTCATCAGTACCTAAAGGGATCCTCTTCTCAGGGTAAGCAGTTCAGCCTCTGCACTAGCTCAGCCCTGGTCCTTTCCTGAATAAGGACTACCAGTTGTGCTTTGCTATGCCATACTCTGTATGGTTTTGCAATGTGGAACTTGGTCTCTTGGGTGCCAAACTGAGACCAGCAAACTCAATTTGTTTAGGATTCTAGGTTGAATTGGAGCCCTGGTCCCAGGAGTGAAAGGCGAGTGCTTTGTCAGCTAAAACTGCCAACAGCCCTTACAGCatggcttttttctgtttataattttttttttaatactaaagaTACTTCGTTCATTTTccactaacttttttttccccccactttaatcagggaagagggaagatTACACCAGCTTCAACATTTGACATGGATAAATTAAAATCCACTTTGAAGCAATTTGTGAGAGACTGGAGCGAAGAGGGAAAGCCTGAGAGAGATTCCTGCTACCAGCCAATCATTAATGAAATTGTAAAGAACTTTCCAAAAGAAAGATGGTAATAGTGTTTTAAGACTTATTTCTGTGTGGACGAATAGTGTTTACTGTTGCACGAATGTAACAAGATTTTTATGGAGTAATGAAAAGCttggatttaaaaatacagaaattactGTGAATGCAGTgggattaattttttaatcaagaaagTTTTTGTTTCTAATACAAGGTGTTGGAAAAGAGCATAATCATAAACTTCACAAAGGAATACCAGGTAAaccaggaataatttttttttttccctgcagcttTATGTAATGGGATATCTGTTAACTTTTCGAGTAAGAGACCTCAGGAGGCTGTGAAGTTAACTCAGTTGTGCTCAGTGAGGTAAAGTTTGCAGGTTAGCAGATTCTTAGAGCGTGTGTGCTGCAGATAAAGGGAAGGACCCTTGTGACAACATCAAGTATGAGTATTGCCCTTCATggtggaaggaggaaggagggaagaaggcTCTTAACCTCTAGCAGTGTTATATTTGCACTAAGAATTTACCCTGCAAATACTTAATTCTAGTCTTGGTTTCAAACAAGTGTTACAAAGCAAgtattaaaaaagcttttttgtatgtttgaGCGTAGCTTTGTAACTGCGTTGGCTTGTTAACACCACCAAAATAGTAATTGGTGAGGGGTTTTTTAGGTAACTTTAAGTAGAAGTATACTGGTAGAATCTCAGAAGATATTACTGCTGTAAGAATTCCATGTGTAATGGTTCTGCCATTTAGTCAGACCAGTCATCGTAAAGTACATTTCAGTTTAAACTTAACACTCTTATAATGGGAAAATTTGTGAACTTTGTACTCATAGATGTAACAGGTCAGAACTTAG from Gavia stellata isolate bGavSte3 chromosome Z, bGavSte3.hap2, whole genome shotgun sequence carries:
- the CARNMT1 gene encoding carnosine N-methyltransferase; the encoded protein is MSATCAVSRKALPPRPPGERDPPAKAMRRGLRRGHEEEREQLPWPGESAGGGGGEPEAAQAASLSDERRRRQPQEPRALAATAAGVEEETEEERLEREHFRRIINAFRYYGTNMHERVNRTERQFKSLPANQQSLLPQFLPHLDKIRKCIDHNQEILQTIVNDCAHMFENKEYGEDGRGKITPASTFDMDKLKSTLKQFVRDWSEEGKPERDSCYQPIINEIVKNFPKERWDFSKVNILVPGAGLGRLAWEIAMLGYACQGNEWSLFMLFSSNFVLNRCSEINSYKLYPWIHQFSNNRRSADQIRPIYFPDVDPHSLPSGSNFSMTAGDFQEIYSECNTWDCIATCFFIDTAHNVIDYIDTIWKILKPGGIWINVGPLLYHFENLGNELSIELSYEDIKNVILQYGFHIEVEKESVLSTYTVNELSMMKYYYECVLFVVRKPE